The Aspergillus flavus chromosome 2, complete sequence region AGGAAACTCAAGCAGAACAGGCTGTTCACCACCCTCTGGTTTGTTGCACCTCTCATTGCCCCATGTAATTTCATCTTTATTGAAAAACTGGTGAGGATATCTCCGGGGGTCGTCATCGTTACCGGGGTGTGGGAAGTGATGGTGAACATAGTTCACTGCGTCTGTTCCGATAGTGACTGGTTTATCGTTTACTGTGCATTTGAGATCCTAAGAATAGCTGTTAGTAGGTTTGAAATCAAGAGAATGATGTGTAAGAGGTAAGATCTATTATACCTACCGCGTAGGTCCCGGGATTTGCCAAGCTGCTGATACCAGTATCAGTCTCAACATTAGCGCCAGGGCCTCCAAAAAGGACAGTCTGGATGGTGAAAAGGACACTATAATTGATCGCAACCATATTGTAGGTCTCCTCGAATAGCGGGGGTGAAAGGTAGGTAAAGAATCAACCCTGGCTCTCAGTACTCAATTCCTGTCTTGTCTTATGGGAATATTTATAGTCCAAGAACAGTACGTAGTAATATTCGGACAGGTATTTCTGACCGGTATTTCTCTGCTGCGTCTTCAGCTCAGGCAACTCCGCCTGAATGGGGAATCCCTACATTTTGGGAATCGTGCATGGTTTTAGGTCCGTGCGTGTGATGTGATAGTTGAGATCTTCAGTTCACGCGAGAGCTGAAAGATCTGCAATCACACACTAGGCAACTACTCCACATAGGCAACCTATGATGGATAGGCTACTCCAAATTTTGAGGGGGAGATGTCCTCTCTTAACCTACCTGACGCCAACTCAGCCAGCCACTACTTCATCTGGTGTTATTGCTCCCCAACTAGGAACGATAGGCCGCACTTTGGTACTCCAACGGTTCGCGTCTCGGGGGGGATTCCTCGGCAAGTGCCGTACCGAGATTAAAATGGAGTCGATTCGCGACGAACTTTAGCGGTCGCTGATCTCGCTCAGTCAGTGGCTCGTACAGTGAAGCCAGCATGCACATCCATCACACAAGGCGCGCGACATGTCGCAGTATTTTCTAAGCGCATCGTACAAGGACTGCCACAGTTGACGTGGTAGGACTTTGTACGCGCCTTTCAGCACATCCACGAAGACTACGGCatcgctttctcttctcaaccTTGATTGGACCTTCTTCAAACTCTATTAGATCCATTTTTATCAAATACTTCGATAGTAGCCACAGTTTCGAACAGAGGGCTAGGATGTTAGGCCCTGCTCAAGATCTTCAAGCCACAATCAGTTCACTCACTCTCAGTCAGCCGACCGGGGCAGCAGATAATCTTCGCTGCCTACTGAAAA contains the following coding sequences:
- a CDS encoding Ribonuclease/ribotoxin; this encodes MVAINYSVLFTIQTVLFGGPGANVETDTGISSLANPGTYADLKCTVNDKPVTIGTDAVNYVHHHFPHPGNDDDPRRYPHQFFNKDEITWGNERCNKPEGGEQPVLLEFPILLDKSQKKAIQELYNYKQLKPRPEPGPCRIVTRKKGDDLCGVMCHIEYGKKDAKPGFKRCT